In one window of Pseudodesulfovibrio sediminis DNA:
- the wtpA gene encoding tungstate ABC transporter substrate-binding protein WtpA: MAFRISTCVAAMLIVLALTFAAGNVQAEPSGKLTIFHAGSLSVPFAAIEKNFEKMYPKVDVQRESGGSTKMARMISEVGKPADIMASADYVVIDKNLIPEFASWNIRFASNQMVLCYTDKSKFADTITSDNWTDILTTKGVVWGHSDPNLDPCGYRSLMVLQLAEKFYEKPGLYDAFIANRPEKNVRPKSVELISMLQSGHMDYAWEYLSVAVQHDLKFVTLDKHLNLGDYTMTPYYKSAVVKVSGKKPGTFIERVGKSITYGITKIDNAPNSEAADAFLAYLFAPDGGLKILKDMGQPPFVPVRTNEDGMAKLPETIKPLVTVAE; encoded by the coding sequence ATGGCCTTTCGCATCTCCACCTGTGTTGCAGCCATGCTCATAGTTCTGGCACTGACCTTTGCTGCCGGGAATGTTCAAGCTGAACCTTCCGGAAAGCTGACTATTTTTCACGCTGGTAGCCTGTCAGTTCCCTTTGCAGCCATCGAAAAAAACTTTGAAAAAATGTACCCGAAAGTGGACGTCCAGCGCGAATCCGGCGGTTCCACCAAGATGGCCCGCATGATCTCGGAAGTCGGCAAGCCCGCCGACATCATGGCATCTGCCGACTATGTGGTCATCGACAAGAATCTCATTCCGGAATTCGCCTCCTGGAACATCCGTTTCGCCTCCAACCAGATGGTGCTGTGCTACACCGACAAGTCCAAGTTCGCCGACACGATCACCAGCGACAACTGGACCGACATCCTGACCACCAAAGGCGTTGTCTGGGGACACTCCGATCCCAACCTGGACCCCTGCGGCTACCGCTCCCTGATGGTCTTGCAACTGGCGGAAAAATTCTACGAAAAGCCCGGCCTCTATGATGCCTTCATCGCCAACCGCCCTGAAAAGAACGTCCGTCCCAAGTCTGTCGAACTGATCTCCATGCTCCAGTCCGGCCACATGGACTACGCCTGGGAATACCTCTCCGTCGCTGTCCAGCACGATCTGAAATTCGTGACGCTGGACAAGCACCTGAACCTCGGCGACTACACCATGACCCCCTACTACAAGTCCGCCGTGGTCAAGGTTAGCGGCAAGAAGCCCGGCACCTTCATTGAACGCGTGGGCAAGTCCATTACATATGGTATCACCAAGATCGACAACGCTCCCAACTCGGAAGCCGCCGACGCCTTTCTCGCATACCTGTTTGCGCCTGACGGCGGCCTCAAGATCCTGAAGGATATGGGGCAGCCTCCGTTCGTTCCGGTTCGCACCAACGAGGACGGCATGGCCAAGCTCCCGGAGACCATCAAACCGCTGGTCACTGTAGCTGAATAA
- the aspA gene encoding aspartate ammonia-lyase, with amino-acid sequence MVKYRIEHDSLGEVQVPVDAYYGVQTKRAMDNFHISGIQLSHYPRLINALAYVKLAASDANSSLGLLDEDKSRAISRACEELLSGKLHDQFVVDVMQGGAGTSTNMNANEVICNRALELMGYQKGEYDKLHPLNDVNMSQSTNDVYPSALKIALILEIRELMDAMRYLKKAFAAKGTEFADVIKMGRTQLQDAVPMTLGQEFSAWGVMIGEDVQRLDEAQSLVHEINMGATAIGTGLNAHPDYTRTVTEKLVESTTLQLVSSPDLVEATQDTGVYVQLSGVLKRVAVKLSKICNDLRLLSSGPRCGVNEINLPPMQPGSTIMPGKVNPVIPEVVNQVAFAVVGNDMTITMASEAGQLELNVMEPVIGYSLFQSMNMLRRACLTLADSCVSGITANRDRCREMVEHSIGLVTALNPFLGYEKSTEIAKEAMKTGGSVYAIVLEKGYLSQEELDDILRPENMIKPRYINRS; translated from the coding sequence ATGGTTAAATACAGAATTGAGCATGACAGTCTGGGCGAGGTCCAAGTACCGGTCGATGCGTATTATGGGGTCCAGACCAAACGGGCAATGGATAATTTCCATATTTCAGGGATTCAGTTGTCGCATTACCCAAGGCTCATTAACGCGTTGGCGTACGTCAAGCTGGCGGCTTCGGATGCCAATTCGTCGTTGGGACTGCTGGATGAAGACAAGAGCCGGGCCATTTCTCGTGCCTGTGAGGAGCTTCTGTCCGGGAAACTGCACGACCAGTTCGTGGTGGATGTCATGCAGGGAGGCGCGGGTACCTCCACGAACATGAACGCCAACGAGGTCATCTGCAACCGTGCGCTTGAGTTGATGGGATATCAGAAAGGCGAATATGACAAGCTCCACCCGCTCAATGACGTGAACATGTCCCAATCCACCAATGACGTCTATCCTTCGGCGCTGAAGATCGCCTTGATTCTGGAGATCAGAGAGTTGATGGACGCCATGCGGTATCTGAAAAAAGCCTTTGCAGCCAAAGGAACCGAATTCGCGGATGTGATCAAGATGGGCCGTACCCAGTTGCAGGACGCCGTGCCCATGACTTTGGGACAGGAGTTCTCGGCCTGGGGGGTCATGATCGGAGAGGATGTCCAACGGCTTGATGAAGCACAAAGCCTGGTCCATGAGATCAACATGGGAGCCACGGCCATCGGCACCGGGCTCAATGCCCACCCCGATTACACCAGAACGGTAACGGAAAAGCTGGTGGAATCAACGACATTGCAACTGGTCTCATCGCCGGATCTGGTTGAGGCAACGCAGGATACCGGCGTGTATGTGCAGCTTTCAGGCGTATTGAAACGTGTGGCTGTTAAGCTGTCAAAGATCTGCAATGATTTGCGTCTGCTTTCCAGCGGTCCCCGTTGCGGGGTGAACGAGATCAATCTTCCGCCCATGCAGCCGGGGTCAACGATCATGCCGGGCAAGGTGAATCCCGTGATCCCCGAGGTCGTCAATCAGGTGGCCTTTGCGGTGGTCGGCAATGACATGACCATCACCATGGCCAGCGAGGCCGGACAATTGGAGCTCAATGTCATGGAACCGGTCATCGGCTATTCCCTGTTCCAATCCATGAACATGCTGCGCCGCGCCTGTCTTACTCTGGCGGACAGCTGTGTCTCAGGCATCACGGCCAATCGTGATCGGTGCCGGGAAATGGTGGAGCACTCCATTGGTCTTGTCACGGCTCTCAATCCGTTTCTTGGTTATGAGAAATCCACCGAAATAGCCAAGGAGGCCATGAAAACTGGGGGGTCTGTTTATGCGATCGTATTGGAGAAAGGGTATCTGAGCCAGGAGGAGCTGGATGATATTCTCAGGCCTGAGAACATGATCAAGCCACGGTATATCAATCGATCATAA
- the typA gene encoding translational GTPase TypA yields the protein MSNTITNESLRNIAIIAHVDHGKTTLVDAMFKQSGLFREGQDVDDRIMDSQDLERERGITISAKNCSVNWKDVKINIIDTPGHADFGGEVERSLSMADGAILLVDASEGPLPQTRFVLKKALEQGLSLMVVINKVDRQDARPDEVLDEIYDLFIDLDANEEQLDFPLLYAIGRDGIAMETAEERGENLHILLDMVVDKVPGPSYGEDEPFQMLVSDLSYSDYLGRLAIGKVHHGTAQSNDQLICIADENKVVPLKVTKLQTYDGLKVVPTETCSPGDIVVIAGIEDVKIGDTICTKESPKALPRITVDEPTVAMRFGINTSPLAGREGKHVQTNKIRERLHKETLLNVAIQVEDTENRDAFLVKGRGEFQMAILVEQMRREGFELSVGRPEVIFKYEDGKRLEPIEHLFVDCDEDFMGIVTEKIQTRKGRMTNMVNNGTGRVRLEFSVPSRSLIGYRDEFLTDTKGTGLMNSYLEGYGEYRGEFASRYTGSLVADRSGKGVAYGLFNLEPRGRIFIVPGDPIYEGMIIGEHNRDNDINVNGSKEKKLTNMRASGKDEAVILTPVKPMTLEYALNFIKDDEQVEVTPESIRLRKIELSALVRHREEGKKKKSKEQ from the coding sequence ATGAGCAATACAATTACAAATGAATCCCTTCGCAACATCGCTATCATCGCCCACGTTGACCATGGCAAGACCACACTGGTTGACGCCATGTTCAAACAGTCGGGCCTCTTCCGCGAAGGCCAAGACGTTGACGATCGCATCATGGATTCCCAGGATCTTGAACGCGAACGCGGCATCACCATTTCCGCCAAGAACTGTTCGGTCAACTGGAAGGACGTGAAGATCAACATCATCGACACGCCCGGTCACGCCGACTTCGGTGGCGAAGTCGAACGTTCCCTGTCCATGGCTGACGGCGCCATCCTGCTCGTCGATGCCTCTGAAGGCCCGCTGCCCCAGACCCGTTTCGTACTGAAAAAAGCGCTGGAGCAGGGACTTTCCCTGATGGTCGTCATCAACAAGGTCGATCGTCAGGATGCCCGCCCGGACGAAGTGCTTGACGAAATCTACGACCTCTTCATCGATCTCGACGCCAACGAAGAACAACTCGATTTTCCGCTGCTGTACGCCATCGGCCGTGACGGCATCGCCATGGAGACCGCCGAGGAACGCGGCGAGAACCTGCATATCCTCCTCGACATGGTCGTGGACAAGGTGCCCGGCCCGTCCTATGGAGAGGATGAACCTTTCCAGATGCTGGTTTCCGATCTTTCCTACTCCGACTATCTGGGCCGTCTGGCAATCGGCAAGGTCCACCACGGCACTGCACAGTCCAATGACCAGCTCATCTGCATCGCTGATGAAAACAAGGTCGTGCCGCTCAAGGTCACCAAACTTCAGACCTACGACGGCCTGAAAGTCGTGCCCACCGAGACCTGCTCCCCTGGTGATATCGTCGTTATCGCCGGTATTGAGGACGTCAAGATCGGCGACACCATCTGCACCAAGGAATCTCCCAAGGCCCTGCCCCGCATCACGGTCGACGAACCCACCGTGGCCATGCGTTTCGGCATCAACACCTCGCCCCTGGCCGGCCGGGAAGGCAAACACGTCCAGACCAACAAGATTCGTGAACGCCTCCACAAGGAGACATTGCTCAACGTCGCCATTCAAGTGGAAGACACCGAGAACCGTGACGCATTTCTGGTCAAGGGACGCGGCGAATTCCAGATGGCCATTCTCGTGGAGCAGATGCGCCGCGAAGGTTTCGAGCTGTCTGTGGGCCGCCCGGAGGTCATCTTCAAGTATGAGGACGGCAAACGACTGGAGCCTATCGAACATCTGTTCGTGGACTGCGACGAAGATTTCATGGGCATCGTCACCGAAAAAATCCAGACCCGCAAAGGCCGCATGACCAACATGGTCAACAACGGCACAGGGCGCGTTCGTCTCGAATTCTCCGTGCCATCCCGCTCCCTCATCGGATACCGCGACGAGTTCCTGACCGACACCAAGGGTACCGGCCTCATGAACTCCTACCTTGAAGGGTACGGCGAATATCGCGGCGAGTTCGCTTCTCGCTACACCGGTTCTCTGGTCGCTGACCGTTCCGGCAAGGGTGTCGCCTACGGCCTGTTCAACCTGGAACCCCGTGGCCGCATCTTCATCGTCCCCGGCGACCCGATTTACGAAGGCATGATCATCGGTGAACACAACCGTGACAACGACATCAACGTCAACGGTTCCAAAGAGAAAAAGCTGACCAACATGCGCGCAAGCGGCAAGGACGAAGCGGTCATCCTGACCCCGGTCAAGCCCATGACTCTGGAATACGCCCTGAACTTCATCAAGGATGACGAACAGGTTGAAGTCACTCCCGAATCCATCCGGTTGCGCAAAATCGAGCTGTCCGCTCTGGTTCGCCATCGTGAAGAAGGGAAAAAGAAGAAATCCAAAGAACAATAA
- a CDS encoding ABC transporter permease: MRTLPGRFFQAWMIASAALVLLFIALPMGSTMAAPTWDILWETLGDAKVLSSIWLSMSTSAMAAGIAIIFGTPLAYLLARNEFFGKKIVESLIDLPIMIPHPVVGIAILTLTSPHFWFGQVLQSMGIEIMGTRVGIVAVLLFVGLPFYINAAKSGIESIPRRLENVSRSLGAGAAPTFFRITLPLCWRYMLVGVIMCMARAISEFGAIIIVAYNPMVAPVLMYQRFTAYGLKYSQPVAFILILVSMIFFLLLRTLSLPGEKER; encoded by the coding sequence ATGCGGACTCTCCCCGGTCGTTTTTTTCAGGCCTGGATGATTGCTTCGGCAGCTCTTGTCCTGTTGTTCATAGCCCTTCCCATGGGTTCCACCATGGCTGCTCCCACCTGGGATATACTATGGGAAACCCTGGGCGACGCCAAAGTGCTCAGCTCCATCTGGCTGTCCATGTCCACGTCAGCCATGGCCGCGGGCATCGCGATCATCTTCGGCACGCCGCTGGCCTATCTGCTCGCGCGCAATGAATTTTTCGGCAAGAAGATCGTTGAAAGCCTCATCGACCTACCCATCATGATCCCGCACCCGGTGGTCGGCATCGCCATCCTGACGCTGACCAGTCCCCACTTCTGGTTTGGACAGGTCCTCCAATCCATGGGCATCGAGATCATGGGAACCCGGGTCGGCATCGTCGCCGTACTGCTCTTCGTGGGACTGCCCTTTTATATCAACGCGGCGAAATCCGGTATTGAGTCCATCCCGCGCCGACTGGAAAACGTATCCCGCTCTCTGGGTGCCGGAGCGGCCCCCACTTTTTTCCGTATCACGCTGCCGTTATGCTGGCGCTATATGCTGGTCGGCGTGATCATGTGCATGGCCCGGGCCATCTCCGAATTCGGCGCGATCATCATTGTGGCCTATAATCCCATGGTCGCCCCGGTGCTCATGTACCAACGATTCACGGCCTATGGCCTGAAATACTCGCAACCCGTGGCCTTCATTCTCATACTGGTCAGCATGATATTCTTCCTGCTGCTGCGCACCCTCTCACTGCCTGGAGAGAAAGAGCGATGA
- a CDS encoding methyl-accepting chemotaxis protein: protein MSQRTLKTPTLILNYFFGALTLITGAICVLAFILGMDHWLISTACLGTLLACSLLGFGMIFRLNRSFVHPIRAVSSYTEHLLKEEYAKANADLLKTTAPGLGDAIGELGARYKKSHGFSQSILNGLPIPCCIVDTDEKVTFLNRECLEMIGSNEDPQSYYGKNLSQIFYKDNRKALIRTCMESNERIMNREAIFKHENGSDINVLANLFPLSDVDGVIIGGCCLYLDTTQLKQHENEILVQNERIALAAQKATDISKEMATAAVQLSAVVSTAKTGTREQSERSSEIATAMQEMTATVLEVAHHARDAAEDANNARGRAEEGASIVTGVITSIHDVAGHAHKLKESMEELDDRAENIGKVLSVIEDIADQTNLLALNAAIEAARAGEAGRGFAVVADEVRKLAEKTMQATSEVHTAILGIQEGARQNVKATEIAVSSVGESTEMATHSGEALNAIVSVAESTAERVHAIATAAEQQSSASEQINAATMDVSRVCGETDRLMRDAAEAIGNLAQLADSLSMVIQNME, encoded by the coding sequence ATGTCTCAACGCACACTGAAAACCCCCACTCTGATTCTCAACTATTTTTTTGGAGCACTGACTCTGATAACGGGGGCAATCTGTGTGCTCGCGTTCATTCTTGGTATGGATCACTGGCTCATCTCCACTGCCTGCCTGGGCACTCTCCTGGCCTGCTCTCTGCTCGGTTTCGGCATGATCTTCAGGCTGAACCGCTCATTTGTTCATCCCATTCGAGCCGTATCAAGCTACACGGAGCACCTGCTCAAAGAGGAATACGCAAAAGCCAACGCCGACTTGCTGAAGACCACAGCCCCCGGCTTGGGAGACGCGATAGGCGAACTCGGCGCCCGATACAAAAAAAGTCATGGATTCTCTCAGTCCATACTTAACGGATTGCCCATTCCATGCTGCATCGTAGACACCGATGAAAAGGTCACCTTTCTCAACAGGGAATGTCTCGAAATGATTGGCTCGAACGAAGATCCGCAGTCGTATTATGGGAAGAACCTTTCCCAAATATTCTACAAGGATAATCGCAAGGCCCTTATCAGGACGTGCATGGAAAGCAATGAGCGCATCATGAATAGGGAAGCAATTTTCAAACACGAAAACGGCAGTGACATCAATGTACTCGCCAACCTGTTTCCCCTTTCAGATGTCGATGGCGTCATCATAGGCGGCTGCTGTCTGTACCTGGACACCACCCAACTCAAGCAACACGAAAATGAAATACTCGTGCAAAATGAACGGATCGCCCTGGCCGCACAAAAAGCTACTGACATTTCAAAGGAAATGGCTACGGCGGCAGTCCAACTCTCCGCAGTGGTATCCACCGCCAAGACAGGCACCCGCGAACAGTCCGAACGAAGCAGCGAAATAGCCACCGCAATGCAGGAAATGACAGCGACAGTCCTTGAGGTCGCCCACCATGCCCGCGATGCGGCCGAAGACGCCAACAACGCGCGAGGCCGGGCAGAGGAAGGCGCCTCCATTGTAACCGGGGTTATTACCTCCATCCATGATGTCGCAGGCCACGCCCACAAGCTCAAGGAGTCCATGGAAGAACTGGATGATCGCGCAGAAAACATCGGCAAGGTCCTCAGTGTCATTGAGGACATCGCGGACCAGACCAACCTTCTGGCTCTCAACGCCGCCATTGAAGCGGCTCGTGCCGGAGAGGCCGGGCGCGGGTTTGCGGTTGTTGCAGATGAAGTACGAAAACTGGCTGAAAAGACCATGCAGGCGACCAGTGAGGTACACACGGCCATCCTGGGCATACAGGAAGGGGCTCGGCAAAATGTGAAAGCCACTGAAATAGCGGTAAGCTCAGTGGGAGAAAGTACTGAAATGGCAACGCATTCCGGGGAAGCTCTCAATGCGATCGTGTCTGTGGCCGAATCCACGGCTGAACGAGTGCATGCCATCGCCACTGCGGCAGAGCAGCAATCTTCGGCCAGTGAACAGATCAACGCCGCGACCATGGATGTCAGCCGGGTCTGCGGTGAAACCGACAGGTTGATGCGGGACGCAGCCGAAGCCATCGGCAATCTGGCACAGCTTGCTGACTCCTTGAGCATGGTCATCCAAAACATGGAGTAG
- a CDS encoding septal ring lytic transglycosylase RlpA family protein translates to MRRAVFFMGLLVVIAFAGCTSRIHSTPPGTSSPSTPPSYDAKTRPYTVLGRTYYPLQTARGYDEVGMASWYGKDFHGKKTANGYIYNMYGVSAAHKTLPLGTKVRVTNLENNKSVVLVINDRGPFVRGRIIDLSYGAAKALGTVDTGVAKVRISALGSYPQSQTAVKRVQITGKVFHVRVGAFAVRGNAERVYKQLLSVGYSDARITIENRNGQRLHIVQAGSFKSRDKAEQVLERLKDDFPTCYIVS, encoded by the coding sequence ATGCGTCGCGCCGTTTTTTTCATGGGCTTGTTAGTGGTTATAGCTTTTGCTGGCTGTACATCCCGCATTCATTCGACTCCTCCGGGCACGTCGTCTCCCTCAACACCCCCCAGTTATGATGCCAAAACCAGGCCCTATACGGTCCTGGGCAGGACATACTACCCCCTCCAAACGGCTCGCGGGTATGACGAAGTGGGAATGGCGTCCTGGTATGGCAAGGATTTCCACGGCAAGAAGACAGCTAATGGATACATCTATAATATGTACGGGGTGTCGGCGGCGCATAAAACCCTGCCGCTGGGCACCAAGGTGCGTGTGACCAACCTGGAGAACAACAAGAGCGTAGTCCTTGTCATCAATGACCGGGGGCCGTTCGTTCGAGGGCGGATCATTGATCTGTCGTACGGAGCGGCAAAAGCCCTTGGCACGGTTGACACGGGTGTGGCCAAAGTTCGAATCTCTGCCCTTGGGTCCTATCCGCAGTCGCAAACAGCGGTGAAGCGGGTGCAGATTACGGGCAAAGTCTTTCACGTCAGGGTAGGGGCGTTTGCTGTTCGAGGCAATGCAGAGAGAGTGTATAAACAATTGCTCTCCGTGGGGTATAGCGATGCCAGAATCACCATTGAAAACAGAAACGGACAGCGGCTGCATATTGTTCAGGCAGGCAGCTTCAAGAGCCGCGACAAGGCCGAGCAGGTTCTTGAACGCCTCAAGGACGATTTTCCCACATGCTATATCGTCAGTTGA
- a CDS encoding ABC transporter ATP-binding protein, which translates to MIRLTNLCMNLPGFTLDNITISIRPGEFFALMGSTGSGKTLVLETVAGLTELDSGTVHIGGRDVTTLSPEARKVSLVYQDHALFPHLTVLNNVMYGQRYHGIPKNEGLNEARMLLDTLGLAHLEGRKPGRLSGGEKQRTALARALACRPDVVLLDEPLSSLDPQFRGELRRTLKDVHENSNATFLMVTHDFTDAMILADRAAVIKDGSLHQQDSVANIFRRPATPFVASFVGMTNVFPASYSADTNTFAGHTITGLPNLPGWRKGFVALRPEDAVVGSRDDFPKEWHVLNGTVERMEREGFTWTATVQCGDELLTAVVDRHMVLNRGIATGVEVVVGFAGEHLHHMPEQEN; encoded by the coding sequence ATGATCAGACTGACCAATCTCTGCATGAATCTGCCGGGCTTTACGCTGGACAATATCACCATTTCCATCCGCCCCGGTGAGTTTTTCGCTCTCATGGGTTCCACCGGATCCGGCAAGACTCTTGTTCTGGAAACAGTGGCCGGATTGACAGAGCTGGACTCAGGCACCGTGCACATCGGAGGACGGGATGTGACCACCCTTTCCCCGGAAGCGCGCAAAGTGAGCCTCGTCTATCAGGACCACGCCCTGTTCCCTCACCTGACCGTGCTGAACAACGTCATGTACGGACAACGCTACCACGGCATCCCCAAAAATGAAGGCCTGAATGAGGCCCGCATGCTACTGGACACCCTTGGTCTGGCCCATCTGGAAGGGCGCAAGCCTGGCCGTCTGAGCGGCGGAGAGAAGCAACGCACCGCACTGGCCCGTGCGCTGGCCTGCCGCCCGGATGTCGTCCTGCTGGACGAACCGCTCTCGTCTCTGGACCCGCAGTTCAGAGGAGAACTGCGACGGACCCTCAAGGATGTTCATGAAAACTCCAACGCCACGTTCCTGATGGTGACGCATGATTTTACCGATGCCATGATCCTGGCAGACAGAGCGGCAGTCATCAAAGACGGCTCCCTGCATCAGCAGGATTCCGTCGCCAATATTTTCCGCCGCCCCGCCACCCCGTTCGTGGCCTCTTTCGTGGGCATGACCAACGTGTTTCCGGCCAGTTATTCAGCCGATACGAACACTTTTGCAGGGCACACGATCACCGGATTGCCAAACCTGCCGGGTTGGAGAAAAGGCTTTGTCGCCCTTCGCCCGGAAGACGCAGTTGTAGGCAGCCGGGACGACTTCCCCAAAGAGTGGCATGTATTGAACGGGACCGTGGAACGTATGGAACGAGAAGGGTTTACCTGGACCGCCACAGTGCAATGCGGAGACGAGCTGCTGACCGCTGTCGTGGACCGTCACATGGTACTCAATCGGGGAATCGCCACTGGCGTAGAAGTCGTGGTGGGCTTTGCCGGAGAACACCTCCACCACATGCCCGAGCAAGAAAACTAG
- a CDS encoding HU family DNA-binding protein, translated as MTKAELVAKIADKNGTSKAQAEASMNAILDIIQDELAAGNKLTLTGFGTFSVSERKARTGRNPRTGAEIKIPATKVAQFKPGKVLKDAVK; from the coding sequence ATGACAAAAGCTGAACTCGTAGCGAAAATTGCTGACAAGAACGGTACCTCCAAGGCCCAGGCTGAGGCATCCATGAACGCCATCCTCGACATCATTCAGGACGAGCTGGCCGCCGGCAACAAGTTGACCTTGACAGGTTTCGGTACTTTTAGCGTGAGCGAACGCAAGGCCCGCACTGGTCGCAACCCTCGTACTGGTGCCGAGATCAAGATTCCGGCCACCAAAGTTGCCCAGTTCAAGCCCGGCAAGGTCCTCAAGGACGCTGTGAAGTAA
- a CDS encoding DMT family transporter translates to MFRIILVGVLAALFFSSTFVLNRAMSLEGGHWVWSASLRYFWMIAILAVWLTVTGKARLGLDALRLFRKHWLFWTVAGSIGFGVFYALITFSSVFAPGWVVAATWQTTILATPLVLLGFGRKVPLKALALTVVIFVGVVLVNMEQASSSGLSEVLWGALPVLVASFAYPFGNQLVWEAKKGEHARVPAIDHPAMDDALCRVLLLTLGSLPLWAVLIVFISPPLPSMGQVVQTGLVAVSSGVIATSLFLYARHRAKSTAELAAADCTQSMEVVFSLAGEAILLGHVMPGFMGWAGICLTMLGLMLYVGVQNRG, encoded by the coding sequence GTGTTTCGTATAATCCTTGTCGGCGTTCTTGCCGCACTCTTTTTCAGTTCCACATTTGTCCTTAACAGGGCCATGTCCCTTGAGGGAGGGCACTGGGTCTGGTCGGCCAGCCTCAGATATTTCTGGATGATTGCCATACTCGCCGTGTGGCTGACCGTGACTGGCAAGGCGCGGCTCGGGCTTGATGCGCTCAGACTGTTTCGCAAACACTGGTTGTTCTGGACAGTGGCCGGGAGTATCGGGTTCGGCGTGTTCTATGCGCTCATTACCTTCAGCTCGGTCTTTGCCCCCGGCTGGGTGGTTGCCGCGACCTGGCAGACCACCATTCTGGCAACCCCGTTGGTATTGCTCGGGTTCGGACGCAAGGTCCCGCTCAAGGCCCTGGCTCTGACAGTTGTCATTTTCGTGGGAGTGGTGCTGGTCAACATGGAGCAGGCGTCATCTTCCGGTTTGTCCGAAGTGTTGTGGGGAGCGTTGCCCGTGCTGGTTGCCTCCTTTGCCTATCCCTTTGGAAATCAGCTCGTGTGGGAAGCCAAAAAAGGCGAGCACGCGCGGGTGCCTGCCATTGATCATCCGGCCATGGATGACGCCCTGTGTCGGGTTCTTCTGTTGACCCTCGGCTCGTTGCCATTGTGGGCTGTGCTTATTGTGTTCATATCCCCGCCTCTACCGTCCATGGGGCAGGTCGTGCAGACAGGGCTCGTCGCCGTCAGCTCAGGCGTGATTGCGACGTCACTGTTTCTCTATGCCCGTCACAGAGCCAAAAGTACGGCAGAACTGGCCGCCGCAGACTGCACGCAGTCCATGGAGGTGGTCTTTTCGCTTGCCGGTGAGGCGATACTTTTGGGGCATGTCATGCCCGGGTTCATGGGGTGGGCCGGTATCTGCCTGACCATGCTCGGTCTGATGCTGTATGTGGGAGTGCAGAACCGGGGGTGA
- a CDS encoding substrate-binding periplasmic protein: MQLKQSNLIIPSMVMVFACLLLPFFAHADPTDKTIVLALPSGGWPPYIIMGTKKAPASGIMPDVLCEVCRLHGYNLKLEYYPEKRCLMLLSEGRIDAYIKSRKWVKDASLYLWTDPVLQSTDVLVCRKDHHIQFSKEEDLAGLNIGVVHGYFYPTLHALFARNVIHKHQSTNTHNLLHMLEYKHVDAIVTNRKVAEWILQNDQKLDSTQFTFSQHALDTAPYSFTFTKKRKWLAFVRLFNTELQAMRTDGRLQAFFDRYR; encoded by the coding sequence ATGCAACTCAAACAATCCAACTTGATAATTCCATCCATGGTGATGGTGTTTGCCTGCCTGCTGCTGCCCTTCTTTGCGCACGCTGACCCCACGGACAAAACTATCGTACTGGCTTTACCCTCCGGGGGATGGCCCCCCTACATCATCATGGGCACGAAAAAAGCCCCTGCCAGCGGCATTATGCCCGATGTGCTGTGCGAGGTGTGCAGACTTCATGGGTATAATCTCAAACTGGAATACTACCCGGAAAAACGATGCCTGATGCTCCTGTCAGAAGGCAGGATCGACGCCTATATCAAATCACGAAAGTGGGTCAAGGACGCTTCACTCTACCTATGGACCGACCCCGTACTCCAGTCCACGGATGTCCTTGTATGCCGTAAGGACCACCACATCCAATTTTCAAAAGAAGAGGATCTTGCCGGCCTGAATATCGGTGTTGTCCACGGGTATTTCTATCCGACACTGCACGCATTGTTTGCCCGAAATGTCATCCACAAGCACCAATCAACCAATACACACAACCTCCTGCACATGCTTGAATACAAACATGTGGACGCGATAGTGACCAACCGCAAGGTGGCCGAATGGATTCTTCAGAATGATCAGAAACTCGACAGCACGCAGTTCACCTTCAGCCAACACGCGCTCGACACAGCCCCCTACTCCTTCACTTTTACCAAGAAACGAAAATGGCTCGCATTTGTCCGGCTGTTCAACACCGAACTGCAGGCGATGCGTACAGATGGACGTCTCCAAGCCTTTTTCGACCGATACCGATAA